A genomic stretch from Engraulis encrasicolus isolate BLACKSEA-1 chromosome 10, IST_EnEncr_1.0, whole genome shotgun sequence includes:
- the LOC134457271 gene encoding TRAF3-interacting JNK-activating modulator yields the protein MWLLEREYDIRAEERAVRNEHLRDQHNRTACRSPSREADVLWFKQEQRHKRQQEFAKRRPNTDTTTTSTTTTTTIVEGRAGASGSSKFKVTAVKRPIGTRLGPPARGMLTSTRRPLITLDGMGIPKDDVKSTSKSSCSMQVRSGGKAGELAAKQARLNLISTVRTQVHHKRTITTKKERVVLGEKNQQKTQQTPDMQTEPGVVAVKEEDVLLLTDYLQEALAREAALRMKLTSLQRNTATLLRSTEFLWKTRCSEDLLRSQIKALESQVQVCTQDLTQDGVKALVEMERQRGEEEQKVLLAAQRGAEDRAEAEAKIQGLQEALQAATAESSVRQGECEALHASCAELQGGLEARAEQLEQLRSQLERCQGRECELGQQLEEARQTNEELRYRLAQLEGQKRAVSAQLQEARDMLSRAGAVVLRERPSSPVQQQQPPSLQPSVQPIEPSAEEGRVAGQLQATQEKLKMKEEECMELQAQLAALELECRSYQSSVMQCREELRQLRNQRSRQTSWKWRLASLPLLVLFGAALLVVLCLYSPILADHLQDILMCVHEHVDEYLMTLASPQTSACFRPI from the exons ATGTGGCTCCTGGAGAGAGAGTATGACATCCGGGCGGAGGAGCGCGCCGTCAGGAACGAGCACCTGAGGGACCAGCACAACCGCACGGCGTGCCGCAGCCCCTCGCGAGAGGCCGATGTCCTCTGGTTCAAGCAGGAGCAGAGGCACAAGCGTCAGCAGGAGTTTGCCAAGAGGAGGCCCAATaccgacaccaccaccacatccactaccaccaccaccacgatagTAGAGGGCAGAGCTGGTGCCTCAGGGTCCAGCAAGTTCAAAGTGACGGCTGTGAAGCGGCCCATTGGCACCAGATTAGGGCCGCCCGCACGTGGCATGCTGACGTCAACCAGACGTCCACTGATAACGCTGGACGGCATGGGAATCCCAAAAGATGACGTCAAATCTACCTCAAAG AGTTCCTGTAGTATGCAGGTGAGGTCCGGTGGAAAGGCAGGTGAGTTGGCAGCCAAGCAGGCTCGCCTGAACCTCATCTCCACAGTGAGGACGCAGGTCCACCACAAGAGAACCATCACAACCAAAAAAGAAAGAG TAGTTCTTGGAGAGAAAAACCAACAAAAGACACAACAGACTCCTGACATGCAGACAGA GCCTGGTGTTGTTGCAGTGAAAGAAGAA GATGTTCTCCTTCTGACTGACTACCTACAG GAGGCTCTGGCCAGAGAGGCTGCCTTGAGGATGAAGCTGACATCCCTCCAGCGCAACACAGCAACACTGCTCCGCTCCACAGAATTCCTGTGGAAG ACGCGCTGCAGCGAGGACCTCCTGAGGAGTCAGATCAAAGCCCTGGAGTCTCAAGTGCAAGTCTGCACCCAG gacCTTACCCAGGATGGCGTGAAGGCgttggtggagatggagaggcagaggggcGAGGAGGAGCAGAAGGTCCTGCTTGCTGcccagagaggggcagaggacaGGGCTGAAGCAGAGGCCAAGATCCAAGGCCTCCAG GAGGCACTGCAGGCGGCCACTGCGGAGTCGAGCGTGCGGCAGGGCGAGTGCGAGGCGCTGCATGCGAGCTGTGCAGAGCTGCAGGGAGGCCTGGAAGCCCGCGCGGAGCAGCTGGAACAGCTGCGCTCACAGCTGgag cggtGTCAGGGCCGGGAGTGCGAGCTGGGCCAGCAGCTGGAGGAGGCTCGTCAGACCAACGAGGAGCTGCGCTACCGCCTGGCTCAGCTGGAGGGCCAGAAGCGGGCCGTCAGCGCGCAGCTACAGGAAGCCAGAG ATATGCTCTCGAGAGCAGGGGCAGTAGTCCTGCGAGAGAGGCCGAGCAGCCcagtgcaacagcagcagccgccCAGCCTGCAGCCCAGTGTGCAGCCCATCGAGCCCAGCGCTGAGGAGGGCCGCGTGGCAGGCCAGCTACAGGCCACACAGGAGAAGCTCAAGatgaaggaggaagag tgtatgGAGCTGCAGGCCCAGTTGGCGGCTCTGGAGCTGGAGTGCCGGTCCTACCAGTCGAGCGTGATGCAGTGCAGAGAGGAGCTCCGACAGCTCAGGAACCAGCGCAGCAGACAG aCCTCTTGGAAATGGCGGCTGGCTTCCCTTCCCCTGCTCGTTCTGTTTGGTGCCGCCCTGCTGGTGGTGCTGTGCCTCTACTCCCCCATCCTCGCTGACCACCTCCAGGACATCCTGATGTGTGTCCATGAGCACGTGGATGAGTACCTGATGACCTTGGCCTCGCCACAGACCTCGGCCTGCTTCAGGCCCATATGA
- the dnase1l1l gene encoding deoxyribonuclease I-like 1-like: MRSLILTMCLLGLMLWPAALSLKICAFNVQSFGEAKAHNKKVMDVLIKIIARCDLCLVQEVRDSKGKAIPTLVKHLNKFDKSHSYAHLESKRLGKTTYKEQYVYIYRQDVLEVKDHYYLQEGGSNLTKLFSREPFIIRVQSPSTLVKDFVLVGQHTCPKNAMQEIEQLYGVYTEISKKWKTQNVMFLGDLNAGCSYITVKGWKANRLRNDPKFRWLIGDEVDTTVRENTRCAYDRIVVHGKELNYGIVPDSAQPFNFKREFQLSEEEALEISDHYPVEVDLKPSHRYMLRSEL, encoded by the exons ATGAGGTCTCTGATCTTGACCATGTGCCTCCTGGGCCTGATGCTGTGGCCTGCTGCCCTCTCTCTGAAAATATGTGCCTTCAACGTGCAGTCGTTTGGGGAGGCCAAGGCCCACAATAAGAAGGTCATGGATGTGTTGATCAAG ATCATTGCTCGCTGTGACCTGTGTCTAGTCCAGGAAGTTCGCGACTCCAAAGGAAAAGCCATACCGACACTCGTGAAACATCTCAACAA ATTTGATAAATCTCATTCATATGCTCATTTAGAGAGCAAAAGACTGGGAAAGACGACCTACAAGGAGCAGTATGTGTACATATACCG GCAAGATGTCCTGGAGGTAAAAGATCATTACTACCTACAGGAGGGAGGATCCAATCTCACCAAGCTCTTCAGCCGGGAGCCCTTCATCATCCGGGTCCAGTCCCCTTCCACTC TGGTGAAGGATTTTGTCCTGGTGGGACAGCACACATGTCCTAAGAATGCCATGCAGGAGATTGAACAGCTCTATGGGGTATACACGGAAATCAGCAAGAAATGGAAAACTCAG AATGTGATGTTTCTGGGGGATCTCAACGCGGGCTGCAGCTACATCACAGTGAAGGGCTGGAAGGCCAACCGCCTGAGGAACGACCCCAAGTTCCGCTGGCTGATTGGAGATGAAGTGGACACCACCGTGCGAGAGAACACCCGCTGTGCTTACGACAG GATTGTTGTTCATGGAAAAGAGCTCAACTATGGGATTGTTCCTGACTCTGCTCAGCCTTTCAACTTCAAGAGGGAGTTTCAGCTGTCAGAGGAGGAG GCATTGGAGATCAGTGATCACTACCCAGTGGAAGTAGACCTGAAACCCAGTCACCGCTACATGCTACGCAGTGAGCTCTGA